One genomic window of Kosmotoga olearia TBF 19.5.1 includes the following:
- a CDS encoding YdcF family protein yields MFYLEKVISSILVPPGIIMVLIIIIGLISLKKAISPLQKMLSFSILIIGLFSYLLMSGIGTYLYVKPLETEYSVPNASLLDTAEAIVVLGGGMIIAPYELEPGDHTLKRLYKAFQIHRATGKPIIVTGGTPMGRDSLSESEVMLNTLLNWGIDENDVIVENSARNTNENAVRVAEICKEKKWKKIVLVTSAVHMKRSVESFEEQGLNVIPYPTDYLYDYTDLSWVDFLPGRDALTANLSGIHEFIGIIWYNAKR; encoded by the coding sequence ATGTTTTATCTTGAAAAAGTGATCAGTTCTATACTCGTTCCACCAGGAATCATAATGGTTTTAATTATCATAATTGGCCTGATCAGCCTTAAAAAGGCAATTTCTCCTCTCCAGAAAATGTTGTCATTTTCTATCCTTATTATCGGGCTCTTCTCGTATCTCTTAATGAGCGGTATAGGTACTTACCTTTACGTAAAGCCTCTGGAAACTGAATATTCGGTACCAAATGCCTCACTTTTAGATACAGCTGAAGCAATTGTTGTTCTGGGAGGGGGAATGATCATAGCTCCGTATGAACTCGAACCAGGTGATCATACTCTCAAAAGGCTTTATAAAGCTTTTCAGATACATAGAGCAACAGGTAAACCAATCATTGTTACAGGTGGAACACCCATGGGACGTGATTCACTATCGGAAAGTGAGGTAATGTTGAACACGCTGCTCAATTGGGGAATAGATGAAAACGATGTAATTGTTGAAAACTCAGCGAGGAATACCAATGAGAATGCGGTTCGAGTTGCCGAAATCTGTAAAGAAAAGAAATGGAAAAAGATAGTTCTGGTAACTTCGGCTGTACATATGAAACGATCCGTGGAAAGTTTTGAAGAACAGGGATTGAACGTGATCCCTTATCCAACGGATTACCTTTACGACTATACCGATTTGAGCTGGGTTGACTTCCTTCCAGGTAGAGACGCTTTAACTGCAAATCTTTCAGGAATACATGAATTTATCGGTATTATCTGGTACAACGCAAAAAGGTAG
- a CDS encoding glycerophosphodiester phosphodiesterase family protein has translation MVKVLGHRGMGEGNDENSLLSLIRAVQIGADGVETDVWLTKDGSLLLAHDEDLKRLYGVDAKVKEITYKELKKIGLISDEKLTTLEKLYLELPNNAIVNVEIKDPDAAKFVGPLVNSFNAIERTIFSSFHHECLLDVKANTPDAKIGLLIGEDAKGKDPVGYLEELLNRYKPYSLHLPVQLFDEFGLETGLAFLRLLRNNGIKIALWTINDPELALKVRQHCDFFITDNLLSILALKGGR, from the coding sequence ATGGTTAAAGTACTAGGACACAGAGGCATGGGAGAAGGCAACGATGAAAACTCTCTTTTATCCTTGATCAGGGCAGTACAGATTGGTGCAGACGGAGTAGAGACTGATGTATGGTTAACGAAAGACGGATCTCTGCTTCTGGCACACGACGAGGATTTAAAACGACTCTACGGAGTTGACGCTAAGGTCAAAGAGATCACTTATAAAGAGCTCAAAAAAATTGGCCTCATATCTGATGAAAAACTCACAACGCTGGAAAAACTCTATCTTGAACTGCCAAACAACGCTATTGTGAATGTGGAGATTAAAGATCCTGACGCCGCTAAGTTCGTAGGTCCTCTTGTCAACAGCTTCAACGCCATAGAGAGAACCATTTTCTCCTCCTTTCATCATGAATGCCTTCTGGACGTGAAAGCGAACACCCCAGACGCCAAAATAGGGCTTCTAATAGGGGAAGACGCAAAAGGAAAAGATCCTGTTGGCTATCTCGAAGAACTGCTCAATAGATACAAACCCTATTCGCTGCATTTGCCTGTTCAGTTATTCGACGAGTTTGGCCTGGAAACCGGTCTTGCCTTTTTAAGACTACTGCGTAACAACGGAATAAAAATAGCCCTCTGGACGATCAACGATCCAGAATTAGCACTCAAAGTCAGACAGCACTGCGATTTCTTTATCACCGATAACCTTCTTTCCATTCTCGCCCTGAAAGGTGGAAGATAG
- a CDS encoding (2Fe-2S)-binding protein — MERLREHPILKIKRGRKIHFFFEGKEFEAYEGETIAAALHANGIRVLRITPKRQRAQGLFCAIGKCSSCLMEVDGVPNVRTCITPVREGMSVRRQKGRGEIVEQD, encoded by the coding sequence GTGGAGAGATTGCGAGAGCATCCTATCCTCAAAATCAAGAGGGGGCGCAAAATTCATTTCTTCTTCGAAGGAAAAGAATTCGAAGCATACGAAGGCGAGACCATTGCAGCGGCTCTTCACGCAAACGGTATAAGAGTGTTGAGAATCACCCCAAAGCGGCAACGCGCACAGGGCCTTTTTTGTGCCATAGGAAAATGCTCTTCCTGTCTTATGGAAGTTGATGGTGTTCCAAATGTTAGAACATGCATAACCCCGGTGCGCGAAGGAATGTCTGTCAGGCGTCAAAAAGGAAGAGGTGAGATTGTTGAACAGGATTGA
- a CDS encoding FAD-dependent oxidoreductase encodes MNRIDALVIGGGPAGLAAAIEIGKSGLKVLVVDEGVRPGGQLVKQTHKFFGNKEFYASIRGFEIAENLIQELKKMDNVRIMTESTVIGIYEDGVPVLHRPRDKTILYHPRRILVATGASEKYLQFDNNDLPGVYGAGAVQTLMNQFGVLPGKNVLMIGSGNIGLIVSYQLIQAGVNVKAIVEAADRVGGYQVHADKVMRLGIPILLRHTIVKAIGKKEVQGAVVVQVDDHWKPIPGTEREFVVDTICVAVGLLPSAELIAQADGKLQFIPELGGYVPVRDEDMRTTVQHVFVAGDAGGIEEATTAMIEGRIAGLNIVKDLKGSIDESYLNHLKSQLEGFRSGPTSEKVRKGLRKLGIEFHPGSYEVNRNSVSKNYIGKLRPIIECFEAIPCNPCETSCPVGAITIGENINNVPVVNYDKCTGCGICATKCPGLAIFMLQEFPEKGKAIIGIPYEFLPIPEKGEMVVTLRKDGSVAGTGVVHKVIKTQNSTTVVYVEIPIEHASEVRHIHVGEKEENAFVCRCEEITVKEIEEAIEEGFTDFEELRRRLRIAMGPCGGRTCRLNALMILSRKTGIPVEKLDPGTFRPPTVPTTFRAIAREREEDE; translated from the coding sequence TTGAACAGGATTGATGCTCTGGTAATTGGAGGAGGTCCTGCTGGTCTTGCCGCAGCCATAGAAATCGGCAAGAGTGGGTTAAAGGTATTGGTAGTTGATGAGGGAGTCAGACCCGGAGGACAATTGGTTAAGCAGACACACAAGTTTTTCGGCAACAAAGAATTCTATGCTTCCATCAGAGGATTCGAAATAGCGGAAAATCTCATTCAAGAACTGAAGAAGATGGACAATGTGAGGATCATGACTGAATCCACGGTTATCGGAATCTATGAAGATGGTGTTCCTGTGCTTCACAGGCCTCGTGACAAGACAATTCTCTATCATCCAAGAAGAATTCTAGTGGCAACCGGTGCGTCAGAAAAGTATCTTCAGTTCGATAACAACGATCTTCCTGGGGTTTATGGTGCTGGTGCGGTACAAACACTCATGAATCAGTTTGGGGTATTACCTGGAAAAAATGTTTTGATGATAGGTTCTGGAAATATTGGATTGATAGTTAGCTATCAATTAATTCAAGCAGGGGTCAATGTAAAGGCTATCGTAGAGGCAGCTGATAGGGTAGGAGGCTATCAGGTACACGCCGATAAGGTAATGAGACTGGGAATCCCCATTTTGCTCAGACATACTATCGTGAAGGCAATAGGGAAAAAGGAGGTTCAGGGTGCGGTAGTTGTACAGGTGGATGATCATTGGAAACCGATACCCGGTACAGAAAGAGAATTTGTTGTGGATACAATATGTGTGGCTGTTGGTTTGTTGCCTTCGGCAGAGCTCATAGCCCAGGCAGATGGAAAGCTGCAGTTTATACCTGAACTTGGAGGCTATGTTCCGGTAAGGGATGAAGATATGAGAACTACCGTTCAGCATGTCTTTGTTGCTGGTGATGCTGGTGGTATAGAAGAAGCAACAACGGCTATGATTGAGGGTCGGATAGCTGGATTGAATATTGTAAAAGACCTTAAAGGGAGTATAGATGAATCTTATCTGAATCACCTGAAATCCCAGCTCGAAGGGTTTAGAAGCGGTCCCACATCTGAAAAAGTGAGAAAGGGATTGCGAAAACTTGGTATCGAGTTCCATCCTGGTAGTTATGAAGTTAATCGGAATAGTGTTTCGAAGAATTATATTGGAAAGCTGAGGCCCATAATAGAGTGTTTCGAAGCTATTCCCTGTAATCCCTGTGAAACAAGCTGTCCTGTTGGTGCCATAACGATCGGTGAAAACATAAACAATGTACCTGTCGTCAATTACGATAAATGTACCGGCTGTGGAATTTGTGCTACCAAATGTCCCGGTCTCGCCATATTTATGCTTCAGGAGTTCCCCGAAAAAGGAAAAGCCATAATAGGCATACCTTACGAATTCCTCCCGATTCCCGAAAAAGGCGAAATGGTTGTTACCCTCCGAAAAGACGGTAGTGTTGCCGGAACAGGTGTTGTTCATAAAGTTATCAAAACACAGAACAGCACGACAGTCGTTTATGTGGAAATTCCCATCGAACATGCATCAGAGGTCAGGCATATTCATGTAGGTGAAAAAGAGGAAAATGCCTTTGTTTGCCGGTGTGAAGAGATAACTGTGAAGGAGATAGAGGAAGCTATCGAGGAAGGCTTTACAGACTTTGAGGAACTGAGAAGGCGCTTGAGGATAGCCATGGGACCCTGTGGGGGCAGGACGTGCCGTCTGAACGCACTCATGATACTTTCGAGAAAAACAGGTATTCCTGTTGAGAAACTTGATCCCGGTACATTTAGACCTCCAACGGTTCCAACGACTTTTAGAGCCATCGCACGGGAGCGTGAAGAAGATGAATGA
- a CDS encoding NAD(P)/FAD-dependent oxidoreductase gives MNERASVVIIGGGIIGTAIAFYLCKNGMNDVVVLEKNYLSSGATGRCGGGIRQQWSERMNIRLAMRSVKLFENFEEDVGMDIEYYQGGYLLLAYTDEEVGFFEKNVKMQQEEGLDVRILTKQEIERMFPFMNSEGVKLATYCPTDGHANPHLATFAYARAAERMGAKIYTHTEATGIDVANGQIIGVQTSKSYIKTSVVINAAGGYSREVGLMAGVELPTESYRHQIFVTEPLEHILDPLVISFENNFYIRQTKSGNFIMGQGDKDEPPSHNHNPSWRFLKEMTQKMPKFFPFLEDVRVLKHWAGLYNMSPDAQPIIDKADNVQDFYFAVGFSGHGFMLAPAVGEALAEWIVYGKPKKVDISNLKIDRFAKGVSREKNVV, from the coding sequence ATGAATGAAAGGGCATCCGTTGTGATAATAGGTGGCGGAATAATTGGAACCGCCATAGCTTTTTACCTGTGCAAGAACGGAATGAATGATGTAGTTGTTCTGGAGAAGAATTATCTTTCCTCAGGAGCTACGGGAAGATGCGGTGGGGGGATAAGGCAGCAGTGGAGTGAAAGGATGAATATACGCCTTGCAATGAGGAGCGTGAAGCTTTTTGAAAACTTTGAAGAAGACGTTGGCATGGATATAGAGTACTACCAGGGGGGATATTTGCTTCTCGCATACACAGATGAAGAGGTCGGTTTTTTCGAGAAAAATGTGAAAATGCAGCAGGAAGAAGGGCTTGATGTTCGCATACTGACGAAACAAGAAATAGAACGTATGTTCCCATTTATGAATTCAGAAGGTGTCAAATTGGCCACATACTGTCCCACAGACGGCCATGCCAACCCGCATTTAGCGACCTTTGCATATGCCAGAGCTGCCGAAAGGATGGGAGCAAAGATTTACACTCACACAGAAGCCACAGGTATCGATGTTGCTAACGGTCAAATAATCGGTGTTCAAACCAGTAAGAGTTATATTAAAACCTCCGTTGTCATAAATGCTGCAGGCGGTTATTCCAGAGAGGTCGGTTTGATGGCAGGTGTGGAATTGCCGACAGAATCTTACCGCCACCAGATATTCGTTACGGAACCTCTCGAACATATACTCGATCCGTTGGTTATAAGTTTCGAAAACAATTTTTATATCAGGCAGACAAAGTCCGGCAACTTCATCATGGGTCAGGGAGATAAGGATGAGCCACCAAGCCACAATCACAATCCGAGCTGGCGCTTTTTAAAGGAAATGACTCAGAAGATGCCAAAATTCTTTCCTTTTCTTGAGGACGTTAGGGTACTCAAGCATTGGGCTGGGTTGTACAACATGTCTCCAGATGCTCAACCCATAATAGATAAAGCGGACAACGTACAGGATTTCTATTTTGCCGTGGGTTTTAGCGGGCACGGTTTCATGCTGGCACCTGCCGTTGGGGAAGCCCTTGCGGAATGGATTGTTTACGGTAAACCGAAGAAAGTAGATATCTCAAATCTCAAAATAGATAGATTTGCAAAAGGTGTTTCAAGAGAAAAAAATGTTGTATAA
- the pruA gene encoding L-glutamate gamma-semialdehyde dehydrogenase, which produces MPEATDYIILPPFKNEGYINVSDPEIQRKMKEAFEKIEKESKEYDIIVAGKRIKTDRKIRSINPSNPEEVVGIVSKADKEIVDTAIEKAWKVFEYWKNLPVEKRVEPFLRAAKIMRERRFELDATMIMEVGKNWLEADADLAEAIDFLEFYAREAVRYASPQPVVRIPTENNELVYIPLGVGAVIPPWNFPAAIMVGMTTAAAITGNCVILKPASDSPVIAAKFVEILHEAGLPEGVVNYVPGSGGEIGDYIVQHPKIRFISFTGSKEVGLRINEIAAKHQPGQLWIKRVVLEMGGKDAVVVDETADLDAAAEGCVASAFGFQGQKCSAGSRIIAVKEIYDELLEKVVERTKKIKIGDVRDPENWLGPVVNQYAERKILSYIEIGSTEGRIVYGGKKVKSLPGYFVEPTIIADVDRNARVAQEEIFGPVTAFIKAENFDDAMVIANGTEYGLTGALYTKRRERIETAKRVFHVGNLYFNRKCTGALVGVHPFGGFNMSGTDSKAGGRDYLLLFLQAKSISEKINL; this is translated from the coding sequence ATGCCAGAGGCCACAGATTACATTATTCTTCCACCCTTTAAGAATGAAGGGTACATCAACGTTTCTGATCCAGAGATCCAGCGGAAGATGAAAGAAGCTTTCGAAAAAATCGAAAAAGAGAGCAAGGAATACGACATAATTGTTGCAGGTAAAAGAATTAAAACCGATCGGAAGATACGCTCTATCAACCCTAGCAACCCTGAAGAGGTTGTTGGAATCGTTTCAAAGGCGGATAAAGAAATTGTCGATACGGCTATCGAAAAAGCGTGGAAGGTCTTTGAATACTGGAAAAATCTCCCGGTCGAAAAACGGGTGGAGCCGTTCCTTAGAGCCGCCAAAATAATGAGGGAAAGGCGCTTCGAACTCGATGCAACGATGATAATGGAGGTTGGGAAGAACTGGCTCGAAGCCGATGCGGATCTTGCCGAAGCGATTGATTTTCTCGAATTTTACGCTCGTGAAGCTGTCAGATATGCATCACCCCAACCGGTGGTAAGAATCCCAACCGAAAACAATGAATTGGTTTACATTCCTCTTGGCGTTGGTGCGGTAATTCCACCATGGAACTTCCCAGCAGCTATAATGGTTGGAATGACCACAGCAGCGGCTATAACAGGGAATTGTGTCATACTCAAGCCCGCGAGTGACTCTCCTGTAATAGCCGCAAAATTTGTTGAGATCCTTCATGAAGCTGGTCTACCCGAAGGAGTGGTCAATTACGTTCCGGGAAGTGGTGGAGAGATAGGTGATTATATCGTACAGCATCCGAAGATAAGGTTCATCTCCTTCACCGGCTCAAAAGAAGTGGGGTTGAGAATAAACGAGATCGCTGCGAAGCACCAGCCTGGGCAGTTATGGATAAAACGTGTTGTTCTCGAAATGGGCGGAAAAGATGCTGTTGTAGTTGATGAAACAGCCGATCTTGATGCTGCAGCTGAAGGATGTGTTGCCAGCGCCTTTGGGTTCCAGGGGCAAAAATGTTCTGCCGGATCCCGTATAATCGCCGTTAAGGAGATATACGACGAACTCCTTGAAAAAGTCGTTGAAAGGACAAAAAAGATAAAGATCGGTGATGTGAGAGACCCAGAAAATTGGCTTGGCCCGGTTGTGAACCAGTATGCCGAGAGGAAGATTTTAAGCTATATAGAAATTGGTTCGACAGAAGGCAGAATCGTTTATGGCGGCAAGAAAGTGAAGAGTCTTCCCGGATATTTCGTTGAACCAACTATAATTGCTGATGTAGATAGAAATGCACGGGTAGCTCAGGAAGAAATCTTTGGACCGGTAACAGCCTTTATAAAAGCAGAGAATTTTGATGATGCGATGGTAATAGCGAATGGAACCGAGTATGGCCTTACGGGTGCTCTTTATACCAAAAGGCGTGAAAGGATAGAGACAGCTAAAAGAGTGTTTCACGTTGGAAATCTGTACTTCAACAGAAAATGTACCGGAGCTCTTGTTGGAGTTCATCCCTTCGGTGGCTTCAACATGTCTGGAACGGATTCGAAGGCTGGCGGAAGGGATTATCTGTTACTATTTTTGCAGGCTAAATCGATATCCGAGAAGATAAATCTGTAA
- a CDS encoding 6-phosphofructokinase, whose product MKKRNLIYGQSGGVTSVINASAYGAIIAAINNPMVENVYAALNGIKGILEERIIDLKAESKDEIEKIAFTPGAIFGSCRTKLKTEEDFERLFKVFDAYDIGYFLYNGGNDSMETAYQIALKAQEYGYPLKVIGIPKTVDNDLMYTDHCPGYGSAAKFTAISILEATRDLESMHTDSTQVFILESMGRYAGWLAASGILASINGERGPQIFLLPEVPFNEEKFLSKVEEVIRRDGYCSIVAAEALKDSEGNYISTEDYTDAFGNIQLGKIGIYLQKLIRQNLGRKVHTALPDYLQRSSRHIASLTDWEEAIGVGAAAVKFAVDQGLSGVMVSIVRDLDSPYLKHYEPVSLEGIGGKVKYLPEEYISPDGFGVTEKFVEYVRPLIQGEAPNHYLRGIPVYANLKKVPVKRK is encoded by the coding sequence ATGAAGAAAAGAAATCTAATATATGGCCAATCTGGCGGAGTGACATCTGTGATAAACGCTTCAGCATACGGTGCTATAATTGCAGCCATCAACAACCCTATGGTTGAGAATGTTTACGCTGCTCTGAACGGGATAAAGGGAATACTGGAAGAAAGAATAATCGATTTGAAAGCCGAATCAAAGGATGAGATTGAAAAGATTGCTTTTACTCCTGGAGCAATCTTTGGCTCTTGCAGGACAAAGCTCAAAACTGAAGAAGATTTCGAGCGGTTGTTCAAAGTCTTTGACGCATACGATATAGGTTATTTTCTATACAATGGCGGGAACGACTCTATGGAAACCGCTTATCAAATAGCGTTAAAAGCACAGGAATACGGCTATCCGCTGAAAGTAATAGGAATCCCCAAGACTGTTGATAATGACCTTATGTATACTGACCATTGTCCCGGTTATGGCTCCGCAGCAAAATTTACAGCCATATCAATTCTTGAAGCTACAAGAGATCTGGAGTCAATGCATACCGACTCGACTCAGGTTTTCATACTAGAATCCATGGGACGCTATGCCGGTTGGCTTGCTGCTTCAGGGATTCTTGCAAGTATAAATGGAGAACGCGGCCCTCAAATCTTTCTTCTACCGGAGGTACCCTTCAATGAAGAGAAATTTCTGTCGAAAGTTGAGGAAGTCATAAGAAGAGACGGATATTGCAGCATTGTTGCTGCTGAAGCTTTAAAAGACTCTGAAGGAAATTACATTTCGACAGAAGATTATACCGACGCATTTGGCAATATCCAGCTTGGAAAGATAGGTATTTACCTGCAAAAGTTGATACGACAAAATCTCGGCAGAAAGGTTCATACAGCTCTTCCGGATTATCTCCAGCGGTCTTCTAGACACATAGCCAGCTTGACAGATTGGGAGGAAGCCATCGGAGTTGGAGCTGCTGCGGTTAAATTTGCGGTTGATCAAGGACTAAGTGGTGTTATGGTGTCGATAGTAAGAGATTTAGATAGTCCATACTTGAAGCACTATGAGCCTGTCAGTTTAGAAGGGATAGGTGGAAAGGTTAAGTATCTGCCAGAAGAGTATATCTCCCCGGATGGTTTTGGTGTCACCGAAAAGTTCGTCGAATACGTAAGACCTTTGATACAGGGCGAAGCTCCCAACCATTACCTTCGAGGGATACCGGTATATGCAAATCTGAAAAAAGTTCCAGTAAAAAGAAAATAA
- a CDS encoding HD domain-containing phosphohydrolase, with amino-acid sequence MKILAVDDNKENIYMLETLFKSYGYEVESSQNGVEALEKLAEQDFDVVISDILMPEMDGFQLCRRVKMDDRLKEIPFILYTAAYTDPEDRKFALSLGVDRFVVKPLEPATFVEIIKEVIQNHKVKPSNNKVVNKEEIVYLKKYNERLIKKLEDGMLQLEERNKELEKSYKKVQRTLDSVVETIGLVIEMRDAYTSGHQRRVSQLACAIAREMNLSEEQIEAVRIAGLLHDIGKISIPTDILNKPDKLNKFELGIVRNHPQTAFEILKDVEFSQPIAEIVLQHHERIDGSGYPNGLKGNQILTEAKILAVSDVVEAMAFHRPYRPALGIAKALEEITTNSGNLYDPEAVKACIAVFSRGFDFEKER; translated from the coding sequence ATGAAAATTCTGGCTGTTGATGATAACAAAGAAAATATCTATATGTTAGAGACTTTGTTCAAGAGCTATGGTTATGAAGTTGAATCTTCCCAGAATGGTGTTGAAGCTCTGGAGAAATTGGCCGAACAGGATTTTGACGTGGTAATTTCCGATATTTTGATGCCCGAGATGGATGGTTTTCAATTATGTCGCAGGGTGAAAATGGATGATAGATTAAAAGAAATCCCTTTTATACTTTATACCGCTGCCTACACCGATCCAGAAGATAGAAAATTCGCCCTCAGCCTTGGAGTCGATAGGTTTGTTGTCAAGCCATTAGAACCAGCTACTTTTGTTGAGATAATAAAAGAAGTTATTCAGAACCATAAAGTAAAACCTTCAAACAACAAGGTAGTAAATAAGGAAGAGATTGTATATCTTAAGAAATACAACGAGAGATTGATCAAGAAATTGGAAGATGGAATGCTTCAGTTAGAAGAAAGAAACAAAGAACTCGAAAAAAGCTATAAAAAGGTACAGAGAACCCTGGATTCCGTTGTTGAAACAATAGGATTGGTAATTGAAATGAGAGATGCCTACACTTCTGGTCATCAACGACGCGTAAGTCAGCTTGCCTGCGCTATTGCCAGAGAAATGAACCTGTCAGAAGAACAAATTGAGGCTGTTCGTATAGCTGGTCTTTTACATGATATTGGCAAGATATCCATACCGACAGATATCTTGAACAAGCCTGACAAACTGAATAAATTTGAACTCGGAATTGTAAGAAACCATCCACAAACTGCATTTGAAATATTAAAAGACGTGGAATTTTCCCAGCCCATAGCTGAGATTGTGCTCCAGCATCATGAACGAATAGATGGATCCGGTTATCCTAATGGCTTGAAGGGTAACCAAATTCTCACAGAAGCGAAGATACTAGCAGTGTCAGATGTTGTTGAAGCCATGGCGTTCCACAGACCTTATCGTCCGGCACTTGGTATAGCTAAAGCTTTAGAGGAGATCACCACAAATTCAGGTAACCTCTACGACCCTGAGGCTGTAAAAGCTTGCATAGCAGTGTTCTCACGAGGATTTGATTTTGAAAAAGAGAGGTAA
- a CDS encoding response regulator, whose product MKKKVLVIDDNEQNLYLITFLLESKGYEVITAIDGIKGIKKAIEKKPDLILLDIQLPELDGYEVAKRIKSIDEISHIPIVAVTSYAMPADEEKALAIGCVGYIKKPFFPENFIPEIEKYLFENKESDKHENSGC is encoded by the coding sequence ATGAAGAAAAAAGTACTGGTGATAGATGATAACGAACAGAATCTGTATTTAATAACCTTTCTTCTTGAAAGTAAAGGATATGAGGTCATTACAGCCATCGATGGGATCAAAGGGATAAAAAAAGCTATAGAGAAGAAACCTGACCTTATCCTCCTGGATATACAGCTCCCTGAGTTAGATGGCTACGAGGTGGCGAAGCGGATAAAGAGTATAGACGAGATTAGTCATATTCCAATAGTCGCTGTAACTTCTTACGCCATGCCAGCAGATGAAGAAAAGGCGCTTGCCATCGGCTGTGTTGGATACATCAAGAAACCATTTTTTCCTGAGAATTTCATACCAGAAATAGAGAAATATCTTTTCGAAAATAAGGAAAGTGATAAACATGAAAATTCTGGCTGTTGA
- a CDS encoding sensor histidine kinase has product MNKLLNIFRLSLLLSLLIILFAILFGIYLPMKNELTKEVHESFSNNAKLSEKTVESFLERCIEGAESLSSRTMIRKMIVEYLGGNITLKELQEYTSPKYLDGASTLRNLKSATRVVSGNIIASVGDSNMEKAISCEDVSETSLDIEFENQSIVVNVCSPIREADTIIGYDFVSFDMTKLLDEINTGNIVYEIYIATNSKYISSKGKTFDVLKDDTLGSNEKITWYTMKIGDTDAFLVASILNDIIYAHIKKLALLISIIIAATFLTVILLTYFAILTNARKMIKTMEQDNIKIKELERLKSEFLATMSHELRTPLNSIIGFVSMILQGISGDINEEQRKQLSMVHSSSIHLLNLINDILDISKIEAGKMSFSKDRFNIKDVISEVVQNVSPLISKKEVKLITEIPDEIPEVYSDKTRVFQILLNLVSNAIKFTEKGEIRIKCEVDGDKLKISVSDTGKGIKEEDMETLFEAFRQISGSARRRYQGAGLGLYLSKKLVTLLGGEIWVESEYGKGSTFTFTLPLKSVEENNHEEKSTGDR; this is encoded by the coding sequence ATGAATAAGTTGTTGAACATCTTCAGATTGAGTCTACTTCTTTCTTTGCTGATCATATTATTCGCTATACTATTTGGGATATACCTGCCAATGAAAAATGAACTTACAAAAGAAGTCCATGAGAGCTTCTCAAACAACGCCAAATTATCCGAGAAAACTGTTGAGAGTTTCCTTGAACGCTGTATCGAGGGAGCAGAAAGCCTTTCCAGCCGTACTATGATCAGGAAGATGATAGTTGAATATCTCGGTGGTAACATCACCCTCAAGGAACTTCAAGAATACACTTCACCGAAATATCTCGATGGAGCTAGTACACTCCGGAATTTGAAAAGTGCTACTCGAGTTGTCTCGGGAAACATCATTGCTTCTGTTGGAGATTCAAACATGGAAAAAGCAATAAGTTGTGAAGACGTGTCAGAAACATCTTTAGATATAGAATTTGAGAATCAATCGATTGTTGTCAATGTATGTTCTCCAATACGCGAAGCCGACACAATTATAGGTTATGACTTTGTTTCTTTTGACATGACAAAACTCTTAGATGAAATCAATACAGGAAATATTGTATATGAGATCTATATCGCAACTAATTCAAAATACATTTCATCAAAAGGAAAAACATTTGACGTTCTCAAAGACGATACGTTGGGTTCAAATGAGAAAATAACATGGTATACTATGAAAATAGGAGATACGGATGCCTTTCTGGTTGCCAGCATACTTAATGATATTATCTACGCTCATATAAAAAAATTGGCCCTGCTCATTTCGATTATTATTGCTGCCACATTCCTCACCGTTATTCTCCTAACGTATTTTGCTATTCTCACAAACGCAAGGAAGATGATAAAAACTATGGAACAAGATAATATAAAGATCAAAGAGTTAGAACGTCTTAAATCCGAATTTCTTGCTACTATGAGTCATGAGTTGAGAACCCCTCTCAACTCTATTATTGGGTTCGTTAGCATGATTTTGCAGGGCATTTCAGGAGACATCAACGAGGAGCAGAGGAAGCAACTCTCTATGGTTCACAGTTCTTCAATACACCTCTTAAATCTGATAAACGATATCCTGGATATCTCCAAGATTGAAGCTGGTAAAATGAGTTTTTCTAAGGATAGATTCAATATTAAAGACGTTATTTCTGAAGTTGTACAAAATGTTTCGCCGTTGATTTCTAAAAAAGAAGTGAAGTTAATAACAGAAATACCTGACGAGATTCCAGAGGTCTACAGTGATAAAACGAGGGTTTTCCAGATTCTCCTGAATCTGGTCAGTAACGCGATTAAATTCACGGAGAAGGGCGAGATAAGGATAAAATGCGAGGTAGATGGAGATAAACTGAAAATCAGCGTTTCTGATACAGGAAAAGGGATAAAGGAAGAAGATATGGAAACATTATTTGAAGCATTTCGACAGATAAGTGGTTCGGCACGGCGCAGGTACCAAGGTGCTGGGCTGGGGCTTTATCTTTCCAAAAAGCTTGTGACATTGTTGGGCGGTGAAATCTGGGTTGAGAGCGAATACGGTAAAGGTTCTACATTTACATTCACCCTGCCGCTCAAATCTGTGGAGGAGAATAATCATGAAGAAAAAAGTACTGGTGATAGATGA